Part of the Periophthalmus magnuspinnatus isolate fPerMag1 chromosome 23, fPerMag1.2.pri, whole genome shotgun sequence genome, tgtgcacatgtgtgtttgtgtgtagagGAGAATGGGGGAGTGATACATTTACAAGGAGAAATCCAGCTGGCTCACAGGATGGCTATCAGACACCACAGAGTACAGGCTCAGTCAACCCAGCCCACATAAGCGCATACACAATTTGGCATTTACCTCCTCAAGGAAAAACTATGGACAGGTAAAGACATGTGAAGCTTCATAGCACTCCTGCTCTAAAAGGGTCCTGAGGCTACAGTTCTTGTCAAATACCAGAAGGAAAGTAACTGCAGCTGCCCTACTCTAAGAGCTGCGCATTCATTTTGGGTCATTTTGTGGGCGGCAACACATAGTACAAGAAGTTCCAACATTGGTTGCATGAGCTaaatttaaagttataattttagacaaaaatgactacacacacacacacacaacttcaacatttacatttattggcTTGTAAAAGGTACTAAGAGTaacaaaagttgttgttttatttttgtttgttttttaaaagtggGATATATATTCTTTAAGTTATTATATCACATAAAACACCAATGTCAAGTTATCCAAAAGTAATTTTTAAAAGCCCAAATAATGCTTATAGAGCATTTAATCTCAAACAGGGCTTCATTTTTATACATTAAGGTATTCTATTATAGTAGCTGTATATGTCAAAACTGCTTGCATACTCATGcaataaacatacaaacacagacacaccaaATAATATAAGTCTTACTTAAAAGGCCTCAATTTCAAAGTTTGTTCCTATGACTTTTTGTAggaatgtatatgtatatttatgctTCCACTTATTCCAATATTAAGGCATGTGGTGTGCTGCATTCCTAATAATTCATGAAAAGCAGGTTGTGTTCAAGTTGTTGTTAGTCCAGTGGATACTATATATAGTAAAGCATGAATAgtatgtgtgttagtgtgtgaaAGAATGGGGGTGTATGCGTGGGCCAACAAGACTGTAGTGTTTAAATCTTGGGCCTCCTCCCAAAGTAACTGTGCCCTCTCTGGTCCCATCCTTTCTCTGCCTGTGGTTTGTTGACATGGGATTCCTCAGAACTATGTCAATCCTCTCATATTGTTAGTACTTGTTCAcgcctttctcttttctctgtctcttaaGTGTTCAGTCAAGTTCCTCAGGTTTCTGTGGCGTTGAAAGTGGAGTTGTCCTGACATCATCAAGGGATAGTGTTTTGTATTGGTTTGTGACGTgatgggatttttatttttatttttttttaccaacttGTGCAACTAAAGGAATTCTTGTTGTGGTAAAACGTTTTTAAAAGATAATCGTTTCTCTAATGGCAAAAGATGCcctttcatttcatatttggtTATTGTTGGTTTGTAAGTCCAGATAAACCCTTATCCACTCATCTGGAAAAGTGAGCTTAGAAATGCCATAAATTATCTTTGAGCTCTTTGGAGCAGCTTGTCACTCTGCACATGTTGAACTCTTTGCTCTGAGCCTTTTGCTGTTGGCTGTGTGCGCATACTCCTGGCCTGGTGCTTACATAATGAGCAACATACCTGCAGATAAAGAACCTGCTGTGTTTATTAAGCTGACACCAGCTTTAATCCTGCCACAATATTATTTTTCTCAGTGTATGCACACCCAGTGGAGTCAAGGGCAAACAGATTGTTCAATGTGCTCACAGTGCAGCGCCTGTTCTCCGCTGGAGCAGGGCATCCTGCTCCGTGGAGGCCTCACTCAGCCAGTCTGAATGCTGCTTGTGTCCGCGGCAACAGGGCTGAGTGTGTGGGGAGCATACAGCAGGCCATTGTAACACTCTCACTACCATTTACTACCAGTGAAAGTGCAGCTATCTTATTAAGTTTTGCATACTACAAACTATTGCTGCTATATCTGTCTCATGTTCATGAACATACACTGTCACTACTGTAGGTGTGGAGCAGGATCTTCTGGTTCTATGTATTGTTTCCGGACAAACACTGcttaaaacaattaaatcttCAAATCTTGAGGAGAGTTGTCCATCAGGTTGTTACACACACGTGGTACAATTCAGGCATAAATGCTAAATAagcatgtttaatgtttaacagTCAGTAATGAGTTGAAGAATTGAAACCTCTGGAATTTTAAATCATGGTCCACACATGGACCATATTTTTCATCAATGTGCTTCACATCTGATGCAATTTCAATCCAAACTCTGAAAGTCGCCTCAGACTCGAGTTAGCTGCAGGCTGCCATTTGTGAAGATTGTAAAGGTAGTAATCAGCATGGGGGATCATTACGGAGAATCCACAGGAGCCTGGGTTCTGTGAGGAGAAGCTAAATTtaccctctgtctgtctgtctgtgttctGGCCATGTCTTAGCTGTTCGCAGCATAAAGCGATGTGTGCCGCTGTGATTAAAGGGCGTGTGGGTTTTATATCCCTCTGAGTTATTTAAGCAGCCAGCCCTAAAACAAGCCTGGAGCTGTCATAGTCTGCAAAATGCACACTGCTCTCAGAGTCCTTTGTTCCCTTGTTGCTTGTATCTTGTGTTATTTGTAGTTTTTACAGTACACAAGCTATAGTTCTACTCCTACTACATTTGTTACAAACTATAAAAACAGATCAAAGTTGTGAGGTTCTGATTCAAGTATTTCATTTAActtgtgtaaataaagaaaagtacAGTAGAGTTGAACTCGGggaaaaaaagtactatttGCCTATATGTGTACGGTTAATCAGATTGACAAGACTTTTAGTTTACTGTCTtataacaaacacaacaaaagctttataagaatatacagtaaaatacaCTGGTTAATGAAAAGTAAATGTGCCTTTTGTGCTAAATGGGAATAAATCCAGGGGTGAGGGAGTTCAGGAGTggaacagtgtgtgtttttgcagtgcagtcTTGAAGAGTGGTCAGCGCAGCCGCcatggaaaaatggaaaaagttaTTCATGTGCTGCTGCTTTTGACCCAGTTTCAAAGCAGCAATCTGTGCAGAGGATGAGGGGAGtgctggagagaggaagagcccCCATACATCTGACAGATGTGTTTGTGACATTTGATTgtcatcaaaaatgtatttgtttgtatatacacatttttacaacttCATCATCAATATGTGGGCCGTTTTACTGCttagttatatttacttgaagaatgctgctactactaaaGACAAATTTCCCCCAAGAAAATCAGttgttttaattaataaataaaagaaaagaaaatatattgttttacagTCAAACTTTCCCAAAATCTCTTGAGTAACTCaatgctctcaaatatagtcaTTGTTCAGTTAATGCTTCTTCTTAATACTTCCAAGTTGTGGCATAAATAGGTGCACAAGTATATATTAATTTCATTTGTGAGGCCTacttaaaatattgtgtttgcAAATTTTTAACTTGAGCTTACTTTCTTTGTATTATAGTGGTATTACTTTGTTATTGGAAAGGCCCACTGTTTTTGCTTGTGCCAGTTGTATGGATTTAAACTGCTCTGGGAAAGCCATTGTGTAACATCTGGAGACTTGCTGTGTTTGGAAAAGTGGGGGTAGTATGCACTCATCGGTCCAAATGAGCAACACTGGAAAGTCTGTGTACTTGTGCGGGGGGTGGACCTCTGTCCTTTAGGCCGCTTGAGGGGAATCAGATGGGGTAAAGCTTACTGGAATGGAGAAGCATTGTTAAGAACTGGTGACGTATTTTCCATTTCCAATTCTTTCTGTTATTAAACACAACAGGAGCACATGCCAGATCAAATTTTGATTTGGGATCTATCTTCTTGAATTGTTACTTTCACATTTAATGTGAAAACTTGCACATTTGACTCAAGCTGATAATTGATATGCTGTGGATTTTGTCACAGGCAATCCAAGTACATTTCGGGATGTGTATTTTGATCCTGGCCTGTGGCACAAGACAACACCAACTATCAGTGGGAAGTCACAGTCCCTGTTGTTCTTCACACTCtccattgtttatgttcattaaGCATATCTCACCTCTTTTAATGGGTCTCACTTcaacttttcaaaacattttgagGCTATTTTCTATGTTTGGCATATTATGATgaggtgtttttaatgaaggCAATTTAACCATATTCTATTTGACTCTGAACTATAGGGTTAAATCTAAGCGTCAGTAAATAATAAGTCCTCCCTTACAGGCTTTGTAGGTAGTTTTGTCCCATGCAGCTTGGATCCATGTCTGGGAATTTGGGTCAGGGTGTGTGCTCCGAGCAGTTCTTCTTGTGCAAACTACTTTGGTATGAGGACTTTTTCTATGGAGTCAATTCACCAAGTGTCAGTTTTATGAGTAGTATGAACTAGGGCTGTATAATGGAACAACTGATGTTTGGTTGTGTTAGGAACTAAGGTGGTTTAATGAAGGATGATAGACAAGTAAATTTGCTTTCCACTCATGGTGAAAACATTTGTAAGGCTTCTTGTACAGACAGCCATCCTCCAGATACCGTTGAGTCTGAGGAGCCCTGCAGTCAAGGCCTGTGATTTGTCTTATCCTGACACTTAATATCAATGCCACAGCAGAGACTGCCCTCCTCTCAGTCCCACTGCTGTAGAAACAAGCGATAACATGTGTAGTGCTGGTACTTCTCATTCTTATCTGCTCTGTGGTTAGACTAGGGGCAACTCTGGTAGACAGCAAATtaccatatttattttaaatggccGTCATGCATAAGAAAAAGGTTATAATTGCCATTTCCTTTGCTTCATCTGTTATTTACTTTGCATCAGAGTTCTCACTTATGCACATTACCACACTAAAACCGCTGCATTGTTGGCATTCTAGTGGGAACTTGCTTTATGCTGAAAGTGGGTTTGACGCCTATCCATTGAAGTGAACTGTGCTCAATTTCAGTTattatagttatttatttatttttaagatgccCAGATACTAATACATACTAATGAATACAAAaaatagtattgaaactagatattaTAATTGAAGTATTGATTAAAGAAAATTACATGAGTGGACCCGGACATTTCTTGAATTTATATTTAGAATATTTAAAACCTAGTAGCCTGTAAGATCACATAATATAAACTGCTAACATTTTTTGATGAAAATTATGTATTCaggagtgtttttgttttttgttatccTTCTGAAATCAAAAACTGGTTTTGAATATCAAGCCTTTTCTTTCGTATCAAATTCGAGTTAACGTCTGCAGTTCACGATTTAGATAACAAGCTTATCTTGTCACTCTGAGACACGTGCTGGTGGTAAATTGCCCTGTCGTAGATAGGAAATAAAGCTATTATGAAGTCTAAGTCATGTCTTTATCTTGACTTGTATTAATGTGCACTTGAGTAGTCTCTTCTATCCGGTTGGAGTGTTTACCTGCAGCGTCATCAGTAAATGTTCATAGGGTAAAGTACAAACCCACACCAGGGAGATGGCTGCTATTGATTCAACATCTGGTTTAGCTTCCTTAAGGGtccaaaatgttgcataaacaCCACATTTTACCTCTTCCTTTTCTACCTTCAGATCTCAGCTGTGTGCCGTATTTTACAGACCAATTACTGTCTAGGGACACCGTTTTCCTGTTCCATCACTGCCTGATAATTTGGCTGCTTAGAGGTGCCCGACACAGCTGGTCAGGACTTAACTGTGAGGCTTTATCACTCGTTACTTAAACCTACTAACTACAGACCTCAGAGGTTTTCAGCAGTGGACAGAAAATATCACTTATCTGTAACTTTGCAGGAGCACTGTTTCCAGGCATACTTGAAAGGGTTCCACATTGTAAGTTTGGTATTCATTCAAGCTTTGAAGTTTTATTATGACTTTAGTGTGGGCTTGCCCCGATCTTACTTGGAACAGTATGTCAACTTTTAAACAAGTGATAATTTGTAAAAGACATAGAAGTGAATTGCTTGCAGGGCTGTTcagttaatttaattttaattgaaGTTCAGTCAATGatatgcttgggtctttttaatctgGAGGTCTATAGCCAATTCTCTctcagtaaaagtatgtggtctGACAGAATTCAGACTCAGAATTATTGAcgtttgtattgtttatgttcacaaaatttaaattgaaagctattttatttgtttttaataagacaaattaAATCGAATAATACATTATGATTGATCAGTATGAGAAATCAAATTGTGATCCCTTTTATGTCGTCGTATTGCCCAGCCCCAATTGCtacactgaaatgtttttaatctgcaaatgttGCCATGGTCAGAAATAGCCTTCCATTATGCCTTATCAGTCCTTGTCGACCCCGTCTTTAATTAAAAGATTACAATCAGTTCTCGCAGTGGCGCTTTCCATTATTTCCACTTGATTCTTGATCCAGTTCCATCGTCTTTTCCAGATTCCATCTCCGCTTAGTTCCTCTGGTCCTGTGCCACAGATGGAAAGTGTCAAGTTACACATTTGGCCCTAAATAACACCTCTCTGTTGGACTGTGAACACAAAGATCTTTCTGTTGTGTGTGATGAGCTACACCCGGCTGGCGTCTGGTCCAGTCTCCCCATCTCAACCCACAGCACTGATGACAGGGAGTGAATAAAGCCTCATTCCTAAGTTTTGGTGTGGTTTGGTGTACAGACGCCCTCAGGAGAACCTCTCCCTTTTTTGGTCTAAGCATTACCACCCCCTCTCTAAATGTCCACATTTAGTCATTCACTATGGGACTACTGCATGTTCCTAAATATATGATCTAATATTTATAAGTAGCTAAGAGATGATTGATGACTAagacaaacataaaaaagtcaTTATGCCTTGTCTGGGCATAACTAGAAACCTGTGAAATATTGCCCAAAGTCTTCAAATAAAATGAGTGATAGGAGGATGGTGTTAATGTTACAGATAGTGATGCAATAGGGCTTCATTAATAGCTGGTAGCACCCTTCAGATTGTGTCATTGAGAAACGTACCTGGGGTGTAGACATTGGACTGTTCATGGGTTCATTATGCCAAGAGTTACTCACATGTCTTTGCCAGTGCTGTCAACattttttgctttgttgactGTTACACCCAAATCTGTAACTATTGCTTCAATTAGTCCTTCACTGCTCATGTATAAATGGGAACAGTAATACAAGTGGCCATTGTTAAccaatttctgtttttttttctttttcttggataCATCAACATTATGTATCATTATGgttttaacacatttggaaAAAGATTCTCCTGGAGACCTGTAGACTATACTATAGAGTAGTCCAAACCTATACAAAAGCATGCACACATGCCATTTAGGTCACATGTGAAGTATCAGTTGTATGTGCTGATTGTTGAAATGAAAAGAAGTGGTTAAGTGTGTAAACATTTGTTTTCCTCTTGAATATATTCACAGTGTACTGTCACTGCCACTAAGAAGGACTCGGGACTCTGCCTTTTAGGGCCTCTCCCTCTTGGAGTGACAAAGTTATTTTATAactgtgtgtggtgaggagagAAAATGCTTAAAGTGACATTCTGTAATTGAAACCACATGTTCAGGGCTCACCCTCCTCCTGTTTCACTTCTTCCATTATCTTGATTTCACTCTCACTAACTTGACCTGCAAACACCTTATTAAGTCTAAAATTTTGAAATGTGTAATTGGGTAATTATGGATTGCTCAGTTTTGTCCTACCTGATAAGCCCCTCTACTTGTAATGTGAGATTCACTTGTACTTGTATTGTTGTACTCCATGTTGTATTTCCATGTTACTGGTTGAGGCTAAATGTCTCTGTAAGTGAAATGTCATTGACTTAATTTATCATAACACTTTCAAAACATATTGAATTGTGCAAGACAAATGTTTTACAACAGTAATGACATGATATGAATGCAATTTTaatacaaagaaacaaaaaactgtcacatcaaaaagtgtattttagttaaaaaaataaataaataaaatagtctgTACTGGCAGAAATGATGCACATGTCATATCAGCATATCAAGTTTAGTCTTTGCACTTCCCTGCATCATAACAGTCAAGGTTGTTGTAATGCGGGCTACTTGCCTGTTGATGGTACAGAAAGATGGTATCGATGTAAAGGGAGGAATACTGTAAGGTATTGAGAGAATGGTAGAGTTTTTAATCCTTATCCTTCTATGATTGCCACCACTAAAAATTTATTTGTTAAGAATCTGTTAAGAATACCTTTTCCTGCGGGGGTGGGGGATTGTAACCTTAAGAAAAGGTAGCAATAAAAAATCAGTCTACAGTAATTATACGTTGAGGACTGAAATTACTAGGCTGTCTATATGTGGCTTCTGATGGTGGTACTAGGAAAATTACTTTGATGAGTAAAGTGGCATTAAACTGTTGCATAGATGcttatcacatttttttctctttcacaGCATTTTACGGAGCTCCTGGATGACCTCTCCCATGATGCCCTACTGGGTCAACTGCTTAGCGACCCGTTcttgtctggggtgagaggaggaggaggggaggccatggagggaGACGATGGGGAACTGTCGCCATCATCTCCAATTTCTCCTCACATCACAGTGGAGCATAGCTACTCCCTTTGTGGTGACAGCAGACCCCAGTCACCCCTGTCCCACCTGACTGGAGAGCATGGCAGTGAAGCAGGTTAGACAAAAGTTAATATACAAACCAAAATCTGATATTACCTTTCATTACTATATGAACTGGTAGTACTTACTGTGCCTTACTTTAGAGACATTTTTACTCTAGTTTTTGACATGTTCATCTTATCTTTGCTCCCCCAGTTATGTCCTTATTTGGTGATAAAGGTTATTCCTTTGTTTTGACTGAGGTTAGGGCCTTTagtcttaaaaatgtctttatagAGTTCCATCCAATTCAGATTGActgtgtataaaaaataaaggtgctATCTgacgttttttgtttgtttagttggttgttttttttaacctattttaagTTGCTGATTATCTTCTGTACACTTGATCAAGCTTTTGTGGGGTTTGGTATATTTCTTTaggtttatataaataaaatccaCTGTTCTATTGTGGTTCATGAGTGGTAAACTGTAAACTTCAGTAACTCAGAATTGCACAATGCACATAGAACCCTATAATTTGAGGGGGGCAAAATTTTACTTCGATAGTGAAATACTGAATTTGGGAAACTAGCACTTGTCCTGAAAATGCAGTGCTATAACCCCACAGACACAGTATTGTTGagttaaatgttccacagaataatTGAGATATTAtgatatatcttttttttacagGGGAGTCAGATGGTGATTCTGAGTGGCCCATGGAGCAAGAGGAGTCCATTGACCTGCTATGTGAGactccctccctgctccccacACTGGCCCTGTCACTGTCCTCCTCCGAAGTGCCCCGGGCCACAGAGGGAGTGACTGTCCCCCCTGCAGCCACCACACCCCCTGTCCCTCCAAAGTCTCCGAGCCAAGGCAAAGGCATTAAGGTCAGTGCCATTACAGTATAGAGAGATAATGATTCTTTATGCTGCGTTAAAATCTGACAATTTTGTTATCACATCTTATTTTAGATAAAAGAAGAGAACATCACCCCACAGATAAAACTGGAGCCACATGAAGTTGACCAGTTTCTAAATCTTTCTCCAAAAAGTAAGTGTGTCAAAagcttcctccttccttccttccttccttctttttttcattgtattcaGTGTGGTTATGACCCCTGCTGGTGATTTGTAGTTTGGTCATTTAAagccatggttctcaactggTTTAATTCTGTATACCTATATATCTATCTTTGTCAATTGTGGCCTGATCATTTTACTCAACccatttaatcttttttttttttttcatatgctCTCTCATGTGCCCATTAATGAAGCTTTTCATATTTAACCTATTATTATGTAAATGCATggaagttatatttggagttAAAAGAATTGTTGAAATTTTAGGTCTGGAGTCTCTACAGATGCCCCCAACCCCTCCCAGTTCCCATGGCAGTGACTCCGAGGGCAGTCAAAGCCCTGTGCATGCTCCAACAGGCCTCTCCAGCCCCACCTCTCCCACCAGCCCCCCACCATCACAGGCCAACCTCAAAGTGTCCCCACGAGCTCATTCCTCTTTGTCCAACTCCCCTCTTCTAACCGCACCCCATGTGAGTAAAACTACTGTTTAGTGTtaacaattagatcattaaatTTACTCATTCATGTTGGATGTTCTGCTCTGTAGAAACTGCAAGGTTCGGGGCCTCTGATCTTGACTGAGGAGGAGCGTCGTACCTTGGTGGCTGAAGGTTACCCTGTTCCTACCAAACTGCCCCTGACCAAAGCTGAGGAGAAAGCGCTTAAGAAGATCCGCAGAAAGATTAAAAATAAGGTATAAAGAAAttgaagaaaacattttaatccCAAAATTGAAGAAAACATTTTGATCTCATCTAGAGTAGTATTGATTTATCTATTGTCACTATCAGATTTCGGCTCAGGAAAGTCGCAGGAAGAAGAAGGAATATATGGATACACTGGAGAAGAAGTAGGTTTTTTCttgattatttttgttcattgtgGTCAGACTTTAAAACCACAACTCTGCACTATCTCTCTTTGGCCACAGGGTGGAGAACTGCTCCAATGAAAACAGTGAACTGCGCAGGAAAGTGGAGACACTTGAGTGTACCAACAAGTAAGACAAATCAATAAATGTCTGTGTATTGTTTGTTTATGCTGTTTAGAAGGATTCATGACAATTCCAATGATGAAAAGCATAAATTTAGCAAACTGTAACTGCTCCCCTATTTATCA contains:
- the creb3l2 gene encoding cyclic AMP-responsive element-binding protein 3-like protein 2 — encoded protein: MEMLDSGEPFLHWERNLSELSEAGDIDCALYTNHFTELLDDLSHDALLGQLLSDPFLSGVRGGGGEAMEGDDGELSPSSPISPHITVEHSYSLCGDSRPQSPLSHLTGEHGSEAGESDGDSEWPMEQEESIDLLCETPSLLPTLALSLSSSEVPRATEGVTVPPAATTPPVPPKSPSQGKGIKIKEENITPQIKLEPHEVDQFLNLSPKSLESLQMPPTPPSSHGSDSEGSQSPVHAPTGLSSPTSPTSPPPSQANLKVSPRAHSSLSNSPLLTAPHKLQGSGPLILTEEERRTLVAEGYPVPTKLPLTKAEEKALKKIRRKIKNKISAQESRRKKKEYMDTLEKKVENCSNENSELRRKVETLECTNKSLLQQLQALQAMVAGKVSKSCRVAGTQTSSCLMVVVLCFALFLGSFYPSSLAPSSTITNTDHTSKQMAVKDSYTSIVKSRSLLSTFEDEQPQLLGLGGEYPDQWEDTPAVVMAAWRRSEQQKIAVEPNRIETYPPFRNKNNDTQRLLDIHRSLDPRPNGSRSKVIELERTVNETS